A part of Lacibacter sp. H407 genomic DNA contains:
- a CDS encoding arsenite methyltransferase: MTTETQLKEIVKQKYSEIALQDKETNQSSCCGAGGCSTEVYNIMSDDYTNLKGYNPDADLGLGCGLPTQFAKIRPGDTVIDLGSGAGNDCFIAVAETGPTGKVIGIDFTPAMIDKARTNAEKRGLNNVEFRQGDIEHMPVTANTADVVVSNCVLNLVPNKDGVFKDIFRVLKAGGHFSISDVVLVGNLPDALRKDAEMYAGCVSGAIQKEVYLELIQQNGFEHITIQKEKAIVIPDDILKNYLNEQELADFKQGNTGIFSITVFAQKPACCAPGSGCC, translated from the coding sequence ATGACAACAGAAACACAACTCAAAGAAATTGTAAAACAGAAGTACAGCGAAATTGCTTTGCAGGATAAAGAAACCAATCAATCTTCCTGCTGCGGTGCAGGTGGATGCTCAACTGAAGTATATAACATCATGAGTGATGATTATACAAATCTGAAAGGCTACAACCCTGATGCTGATCTTGGTTTAGGTTGCGGCTTGCCAACACAGTTTGCAAAAATTCGTCCCGGTGATACAGTCATTGATTTAGGAAGCGGCGCAGGCAACGATTGTTTTATTGCTGTTGCAGAAACAGGGCCAACCGGCAAAGTGATCGGCATTGATTTTACGCCTGCTATGATCGACAAAGCAAGAACCAATGCAGAAAAAAGAGGATTGAATAATGTGGAGTTCCGTCAAGGCGATATTGAACATATGCCTGTTACTGCAAACACCGCAGATGTGGTTGTGAGCAACTGTGTGTTGAATTTAGTACCGAATAAAGATGGCGTGTTCAAAGATATTTTTCGGGTGCTGAAAGCAGGTGGTCATTTCAGTATTTCAGATGTGGTGTTGGTTGGAAATCTTCCTGATGCATTACGGAAAGATGCGGAGATGTATGCAGGTTGTGTGTCAGGCGCCATTCAAAAAGAAGTGTATCTCGAACTGATCCAGCAAAATGGATTTGAACATATTACCATCCAGAAAGAAAAAGCAATTGTTATTCCCGATGATATTCTAAAAAATTATTTAAACGAACAAGAGTTGGCCGATTTCAAACAAGGAAACACCGGCATCTTCTCTATCACAGTATTTGCACAAAAGCCTGCCTGCTGTGCACCCGGCAGCGGCTGTTGTTAA